Genomic segment of Rhodothermaceae bacterium:
GAACTGTTCCATCGCTAACCTATTGCCTAGCAGATCCTGTAAGCAGACACACTGCCCAGGCTGCGGCTGCTTCCTCACGTCCGACGATGCCCAGTTTCTCGGAGGTCGTGGCTTTGACTGATATTTGATTCTGGTCTATGGCCAGATCCTCGGCAATGACCTGCCTCATCCGGTCGATATAAGAACGCAGCTTCGGGCGCTCGAGAGCGACCGAAGCGTCTATATTGACAGGTTCATATCCTGCACCCAACACCATCTCTTTCACCTTGCGAAGCAGTATACGACTATCTACCCCCTTCCAGCGTGTGTCAGAATCGGAAAAATGCATCCCGATATCCCCCAATGCTGCTGCACCCAGGAGAGCGTCGCAGATGGCATGCAGCAATACGTCAGCATCCGAGTGCCCCGCCAACCCCTTTGAATGAGGGATCTCTGTCCCACCAATGATCAGAGGTCGATCCTCGACGAGTTGATGAACATCATACCCAATCCCTACTCTAGTACTCATCGTATCAGGTTCTTTTTTTCCACATCTGCTGTGCCCATTCCCAGTCGGACTGTGTGGTGATTTTGACGTTCCACCGATCTCCCTCCACGATTTGAACAGACTGTCCAATGTGTCCCATTAAAGCAACATCATCGGTAGCCTGTGAAATGCCCTCCACCTGACAAAATGCCCGCTGCAGAAGATCATACTTAAATCCCTGTGGCGTTTGCATTGCATAAAGCCCGTCGCGAGAAATTGTTTTAGTAAAAGAGCCATCTTCCCCGTAACGCACGGTATCCGTCACCGGCATTGCAACTGCAGCAGCACCTGCGATCTTTGCAGATTCAATCACCTTCGTGATAATCTGCGCAGAAATAAACGGACGTGCAGCATCGTGAACCAGCACGATATTTGTGGATTCGTTAACCACCTTCAATCCGGCCTCCACAGATTTTTGCCTAGTTGCACCTCCTGCTACTACCTGATAGGGTTTTTCCAACGGTGTAAGTATTCCTTCTATCACATCGAGGTTCTTCGGCGGCCCAACGACCACGAGAAAGGAAACACCGGGATGTCGGTCAAAAACCTGCGCAGTATGAAGCAGCATCGGAGCGTCACCCAAAAGGCGCATCTGCTTAGGTAAGCCGCCTAAACGTGAACCCGATCCTGCTGCTGGAATGATCACAGCAACCATCAATCAGATGATCAACATGGCATCACCAAAGGAAAACAGGCGATACTTTTCTTTGATAGCAACCTCGTAGGCTTCCCTAAGAAGCTCATAGCCCGTAAATGCAGCCGTAAGCATCATAAGCGTACTGGCTGGCATATGGAAATTAGTGATCAGCCGCTCGGTAACGGCAAATTCGTAGGGAGGATAGATAAACTTATCGGTCCAGCCTGACTTGGCTTTCAGGTGACGGGACACTGTCAAACTAGTTTCTACGGCCCGGACTACAGTTGTCCCACAAATAGTCACGTGGTTGACACTTGAATCTAGTGCCCCATTCACGGCATCCGCCGTGACTTCCGGCACTGAATAGTATTCAGAGTTCATTCGATGCTTGGTCAGGTCTTCAACACCGACATAACTAAACGTACCTAGCCCGACATGTAAAGTTATGGGGACAACCTGAATCCCTTTTTCGATGAGTTCATTCACGAGCCTGGGGGTGAAATGCAGTCCCGCAGTCGGCGCGGCGACGGCCCCGCGATGTTTAGCAAAAATCGTCTGATAGCGGGCAACATCTGCCGCCTCCACTTCCCTTTTTATATAAGGTGGTAGCGGTGTGATCCCCTCCTCGTCAATCATACGATAGAGCAACTCATTATCCCCGTCACAATCAAAACGGATCGTGCGGCCGCGGGAAGTTGTGTTATCAATGACCTCGGCCGCCAGCCCGTTGCTGAAAAAAAGTTTGTTCCCAATCCGGATCTTGCGAGCAGGGTCAACGATGACATCCCAAAGTCTACTCTGAGAGTTGAGTTCCCTCAACAGAAAGACTTCAATCTCTGCACCAGTCTTTTCTTTTTTGCCCCGCAACCTAGCAGGAAATACTTTGGTGTCGTTGACAGCAAGAATATCCCCCTCTGAAAAATAATCTCCGATTTCAT
This window contains:
- the ispD gene encoding 2-C-methyl-D-erythritol 4-phosphate cytidylyltransferase, encoding MVAVIIPAAGSGSRLGGLPKQMRLLGDAPMLLHTAQVFDRHPGVSFLVVVGPPKNLDVIEGILTPLEKPYQVVAGGATRQKSVEAGLKVVNESTNIVLVHDAARPFISAQIITKVIESAKIAGAAAVAMPVTDTVRYGEDGSFTKTISRDGLYAMQTPQGFKYDLLQRAFCQVEGISQATDDVALMGHIGQSVQIVEGDRWNVKITTQSDWEWAQQMWKKRT
- a CDS encoding 2-C-methyl-D-erythritol 2,4-cyclodiphosphate synthase, with the translated sequence MSTRVGIGYDVHQLVEDRPLIIGGTEIPHSKGLAGHSDADVLLHAICDALLGAAALGDIGMHFSDSDTRWKGVDSRILLRKVKEMVLGAGYEPVNIDASVALERPKLRSYIDRMRQVIAEDLAIDQNQISVKATTSEKLGIVGREEAAAAWAVCLLTGSARQ
- the queA gene encoding tRNA preQ1(34) S-adenosylmethionine ribosyltransferase-isomerase QueA, which encodes MLRTGIERLKLSHFKYDYPRELIAKYPADPRDSSRMMVVNRAKGTIEHRHFHEIGDYFSEGDILAVNDTKVFPARLRGKKEKTGAEIEVFLLRELNSQSRLWDVIVDPARKIRIGNKLFFSNGLAAEVIDNTTSRGRTIRFDCDGDNELLYRMIDEEGITPLPPYIKREVEAADVARYQTIFAKHRGAVAAPTAGLHFTPRLVNELIEKGIQVVPITLHVGLGTFSYVGVEDLTKHRMNSEYYSVPEVTADAVNGALDSSVNHVTICGTTVVRAVETSLTVSRHLKAKSGWTDKFIYPPYEFAVTERLITNFHMPASTLMMLTAAFTGYELLREAYEVAIKEKYRLFSFGDAMLII